Genomic DNA from Longimicrobiaceae bacterium:
CCCGCGCATCTCCCGCTCAGTAGGCCTTCGCCCAGACGACCTCGGTGACCGCGCCGCCGCCGCAGACCGCGCACTTCGTGGGCGCCTCGGGCGAGCGGAACTCCTCGTCGGGGAGGCAGCGGATGGTGGCCTTCATCTCGTCCTTCACCTTCTCCTCGCACTCCGCGCCGCCGCACCAGCCGGTGTACACGAAGCCGCCCGGCCCGTCCACGATCTCCTTGAGCCGGTCGTACGAGTCGATGCCGCGGTACGAGTTGGCCTCGCGGCGCTCGCGTGCGCGCTCCAGCAGGAAAGCCTGGAACTCATCGAGCCGCTGCTGCATGGTCCCCAGCACCTCGGCCTCGGGCAGGAACGCCTTGCGCTCCTCGCCCTCGGCCACCACGCGGCGGGCGAGCACGAGCTGGCCCTTGTCCATGTCCTTGGGGCCCACCTCGATGCGGAAGGGCACGCCCTTCGTCTCCCACTCGTAGAACTTGGCGCCGGGGCTCATGTTGTCGCGCGCGTCCACGTGCGTGCGGATGCTCCCGAGCGCAGCCACCAGTTCCGCCGTCTTCGCCATCACGCGCTCGCGCTCGTCGTCCTTGCGGAAGATGGGCACGATCACGACCTGGATGGGCGCCACCATGGGCGGCATCACCAGGCCCTTGTCGTCGCCGTGCGTCATCACCAGCCCGCCCACCATCCGCGTGCTCACGCCCCAGCTGGTGTTCCAGGCGTACTCCTCGGCGCCGGATACGGAGGCGAACTTGAGGTTGAACTGCTTCGCGAAGTTCTGCCCCAGGTTGTGCGACGTGCCGTTCTGCAGCGCCTTGTTGTCCTGCATCATCGCCTCGCACGTGTAGGTGCGCAGCGCGCCCGCGAACTTCTCGCTCTCGCTCTTGCGCCCCGTCACCACGGGCATGGCCAGGTGGCCCTCCATGAACTCGCGGTACACGCCCAGCATCTGCCGCGCCTCGGCCTCGGCCTCCGCCTCGTCCACGTGCGCCGTGTGGCCTTCCTGCCACAGGAACTCCGTGGTGCGGAGGAAGAGGCGCGTGCGCATCTCCCACCGGACCACGTTCGCCCACTGGTTGTACAGCAGCGGCAGGTCGCGGTAGCTCTGCACCCACTTGCTGAACATCTCGTAGATAATCGTCTCGCTGGTGGGGCGGATGATCAGCGGCTCCTCCAGCTTGCTGTCCGGGTCGGGGATCAGCCCGCCGCCCTCCACCGCCTTGAGGCGCGTGTGGGTGACGACGGCCGCCTCCTTCGCGAAGCCCTCGATGTGCTCGGCCTCGCGCGCCAGGAACGACTGGGGGATGAGGAGCGGGAAGTACGCATTCTGGTGGCCCGTCTCGCGGAAGCGCAGGTCCAGCCGGTCGCGCATCAGCTCCCACAGGCGGTAACCGTACGGGCGGATCACCATGCAGCCGCGCACCGGCGAGTAGTCCGCCAGCTCCGCGCGCAGCACGATCTCGTTGTACCAGGCGCTGAAGTCTTCCGCCTGCGTCGTCAGGGCTTTCTCGTTGGCCATGTCCGTCCGTCTCTTCTTCGCAGATGTAAGCGGAAGCACGGCATCACGTTTGGATGCACGGCCTCCGTTGATTTCGGGGGGTGCGGATGCGATTGATTCGATCGGGGGATGGGCGGCCGCGGACGCATCCGGCGGCGGCGCCTCCCCCGTCACGGTCGGGCCGTCAGCTCCGCCAGCGGGATACGCGTCTCTTCCCCGCTCTGCATGTCCTTCACGTTGGCGACACCCTGCGCCACTTCGTCCGCGCCCAACACGGCCACCCGGCGCGCGCCCAGCGTGGAGGCCAGCTTCATCTGCTTGCCCACGCCTTGCGCGCGGAAGCCGTACTCCACCGAGTGCCCGGCGTCGCGCAGCCCGTGCGCCAGCGCCAGCATGGCCGGCCGCTCTTCGGCCGACACGGCGATCACGTAGTAGTCCAACGCCTGCTTCGTCTCCGGCAGCAGGCCGCGGTCGGACAGCAGCTCGCGCAGCACCACGTCGCCCATGCCGAAGCCCAGCGCGGGCAGGTCGGTGCCGCTCACCCGCTTGAGCAGATCGTCGTACCGCCCGCCCCCGCAGATCGCGCGCAGCTCGCCGCGCGTATCGAACAGCTCGAACACGATGCCCGTGTAGTACGCCAGCCCACGAACGATGGAGAGGTCGAAGCGCGCGTACTCACGCAGCCCCATCGCCTCCAACGTGGCGAACAGCGTGGCCATGCGCTCGATCTCCGGCGCCACGCCCTCCGTCTGCCCGTACGCCTCGCGCACCGCGTCGAAGTCGCGGTGGCGGAAGATGGCGAGCACCGCATCCGCGGTTTCGGCGCTCACGCTCGCCTCGGCCGTCATGCGCGCGGCGAGGGCGGCGGGCGTCTCGCGCTCCAGCTTGTCCACGATGTTGTAGACGAGCGTGAGCTGGTCTTCCGGCACGCCCGCGTGCAGCAGCAGCGCGCGCAGCAGGCGGCGGTCGGAGATGCGGGCGATGAAGTCCTCGTGCGTGAGCCCGAACGCCCGCAACATGTCGATGGCCGCCGCCAGCAGCTCCGCGTCGGCCGCCACGTCGTCCTCGCCGATGATGTCGAGGTTGAGCTGGAAGTGCTCGCGCAGGCGCCCGCGCTGCGCCCGCTCGTAGCGGAAGAGCTGCGGGATGGAGAACCACTTGATGGGCTTGCGCATGCCGCCCGCGCGCGCGCCGGCCATGCGCGCCAGCGTGGGCGTCATCTCCGGCCGCAGCGAGATCTCGCGCCCGCCCTTGTCGGTGAAGTTGTAGAGCTGCTGGACGATCTCCGGGCCGGACTTCTCCACGTAGAGGCTCAGCGGCTCCAGCGGGGGGCCGTCGTATTCCTGGAAGCCGTAGCGGCGCGCGACCTCGCGCCACGTGCGCATGATATGCGCGCGCACGGCGAAGTCGTCAGGATAGAAATCTCGGAAACCGGGCAGCGACGTGAAGTTCGACATGGCGCGGAATCTAGACCGCGCTCCGCAGGTGCGTCAACGGACGACGGGACTGTCGATGCGGAAAAGCGGTGGTGATTCGAGGCTCCATGACGGGCGGTTGAAACCGCGGCAACAAGGGCGCGAAGCCCGCCTGCGCGGGCTCGTGGCGAATGCTGCAACCAGTCGGGGTGAATCGCCTCCCGC
This window encodes:
- the proS gene encoding proline--tRNA ligase: MANEKALTTQAEDFSAWYNEIVLRAELADYSPVRGCMVIRPYGYRLWELMRDRLDLRFRETGHQNAYFPLLIPQSFLAREAEHIEGFAKEAAVVTHTRLKAVEGGGLIPDPDSKLEEPLIIRPTSETIIYEMFSKWVQSYRDLPLLYNQWANVVRWEMRTRLFLRTTEFLWQEGHTAHVDEAEAEAEARQMLGVYREFMEGHLAMPVVTGRKSESEKFAGALRTYTCEAMMQDNKALQNGTSHNLGQNFAKQFNLKFASVSGAEEYAWNTSWGVSTRMVGGLVMTHGDDKGLVMPPMVAPIQVVIVPIFRKDDERERVMAKTAELVAALGSIRTHVDARDNMSPGAKFYEWETKGVPFRIEVGPKDMDKGQLVLARRVVAEGEERKAFLPEAEVLGTMQQRLDEFQAFLLERARERREANSYRGIDSYDRLKEIVDGPGGFVYTGWCGGAECEEKVKDEMKATIRCLPDEEFRSPEAPTKCAVCGGGAVTEVVWAKAY
- the hisS gene encoding histidine--tRNA ligase codes for the protein MSNFTSLPGFRDFYPDDFAVRAHIMRTWREVARRYGFQEYDGPPLEPLSLYVEKSGPEIVQQLYNFTDKGGREISLRPEMTPTLARMAGARAGGMRKPIKWFSIPQLFRYERAQRGRLREHFQLNLDIIGEDDVAADAELLAAAIDMLRAFGLTHEDFIARISDRRLLRALLLHAGVPEDQLTLVYNIVDKLERETPAALAARMTAEASVSAETADAVLAIFRHRDFDAVREAYGQTEGVAPEIERMATLFATLEAMGLREYARFDLSIVRGLAYYTGIVFELFDTRGELRAICGGGRYDDLLKRVSGTDLPALGFGMGDVVLRELLSDRGLLPETKQALDYYVIAVSAEERPAMLALAHGLRDAGHSVEYGFRAQGVGKQMKLASTLGARRVAVLGADEVAQGVANVKDMQSGEETRIPLAELTARP